The DNA segment TATCGGTCTGGCTAGGAGTTTCAGCGGTGATGCCTTCCGGCAGTTCGTAATCCACTGGGTGCGAGAAGCCAAGGGCCAGGTTCAAAACCGTGCCTTTTGCTTGCGCTTTGTAACCAACACCGACCAGCTGGAGCTTACGCTCGAAGCCTTGGCTTACGCCTTGGACCATGTTGTTTACCAACGCACGCGTGGTACCGGCCATTGCGCGAGTTTGTTGATCGCCATTGCGAGCAGCGAAACGCAGCTCACCAGCTTCTTCAACGATCTCAACGGACGAATGGATGTTCAGTTCAAGAGTACCCTTGGCACCCTTCACCGAAAGCTGCTGGCCTGCGAATTTTACTTCGACACCGGCTGGCAGCTTAACGGGGTTCTTAGCGACGCGAGACATGCTTATCCCCCCTTAGAACACAGTGCAAAGAACTTCGCCGCCGACACCGGCAGCGCGCGCAGCACGATCCGTCATCACACCTTTGTTGGTGGAGACGATAGACACGCCAAGACCGCCACGAACTTTCGGCAG comes from the Pseudomonas shahriarae genome and includes:
- the rplF gene encoding 50S ribosomal protein L6, yielding MSRVAKNPVKLPAGVEVKFAGQQLSVKGAKGTLELNIHSSVEIVEEAGELRFAARNGDQQTRAMAGTTRALVNNMVQGVSQGFERKLQLVGVGYKAQAKGTVLNLALGFSHPVDYELPEGITAETPSQTDILIKGIDKQLVGQVAAEIRDFRPPEPYKGKGVRYADEVVRRKEAKKK